CGTCAGAGCCCCCTGATGAGGCCGCCGAGGAGCCCGCCGACGAGCCCGAGCACGCCGAAGTAGAGCGCGGCGATGAAGATGCCGCCGCCCACGACCGCGCCGAGAAGCCCGCCGCCCGCCGCGCCGGCCGGCCCGAACACGAGCGCGCCGAGCACCGCGCCGGCCCCCATGAGAAACACCATGATGAGGATGGCGAGGATGGTCCCGCTCAGGAACCCCGCGAGCGCGCCGCGCCCCAACCCGCCGGCGAGGACGCCCGCGACGAACCCGGCCACGAGCGGCCCGACGATCGGCACCCGCGCGAGCGCCGCCATGAGCACCGCACCCACGATGACCGCGACGACCAGCATGTCCGCCTCCTACTTCCTGAGCGGCTCGAAGACCATGACCGGGATGCCGTCAGGGTCCATGAAGAGCCCCCACCAGCCGATGGTCGGGATCTCCATCTTCGGGATGTGCACACAGCCGCCGGCCGCGGCGGCCTTCTTCATGGTCTCGTCAACGCTGTCCACGAGGAAGTACGTCCCGATTCCGTACATCGGCGCCGCGTCGGGCTTCTTCATCATGCCGCCGCCCGGCTCCTTCCCCGTGTTGATCTCGACGTACCGCATGCCGGGCACCGCGCTCTCGCTGAACTTCCAGTCGAACACCGCGGAGTAGAACTTCTTCGCCTTCTCGACGTCGCTCACCATGAGCTCGAAGTGGCACAGGTGGTTCGTCATCGTCGCCCCCTTCCCGCGCCCGCGCGCGTCAGTTCTCCGGAACGTAGCTCACCCTGATGGACTCCACGATGTCCAGCGCTGTCGTGAGCGCGGAGAGGTCGGGCGGGACCTCGCCGTCCGCGCCCGCGGGGTGCCCGTGCCCCGCCGGCTTGAGCACCGCGAGGGTCGGGCCCGCGCCGAGCGTGATCGTGCCCTGCCAGACGACCGACGGCTGCCCGGAGCCCATCTTCCCGCCGCTGGCGTTGGGATCGGACTCGGGGAGGTCGGAGCGGAAGACGCTCGTGAAGTCCCGTGACTGGTTGATCTCCGCCTTCACGACGTACACCCCGGGCTTCAAGCCCGCGGGAAGGACCCACTCCCTCGTGAACCCGGACGGCGGCGTCGCGCCGGTGATGGCGTCGAGCTCGGCGACCCCGGCGGTGGACTTGTCCTCCATGCGCCGCCGGGCGTGGCACGCGGTGCACGTGCTCGCCGGCTGCACGCCGCCCGCCTTGTGTCCGTGCCGCCAGACGGGAAGCGCCGACGGTCTGCGGATGCGGCCGGCCTTCTCACCGGGCGAGGCGCGCCAGTCGTCGGTGGCCGCGCGGTGCGTCACGAAGACCGTCGCGACGAAGTCGCCGGCGGTGTCCTCGAGCCAGAACGCCATCTGCGGCTCGGTGACCACCTTCGCGACGAGCATCACGCGGAACGAGTGCTTCCAGTGCTTGCCCTCCTTCACGCTGAGAACGAGCCGGCCCCGCGCGTCGCGCTGCTCGTCCCTCGGGGTCGCGGCGCTCTGCGGGCGCTCGCCGGTGGCTCCGACCAGCGTGAGGGCGGCGACCGCGAAGGCCGCCGCGGCGATGATGACCTTCGTGCGTGCTCGCATGGGCTGCCTCCTGGACCGGGCCTAGTGCGTCATGCCGAGCGTGCGAAACAGGAACGAATAGTAGTCCACGTACTCCGCGAGGACTCGCCGCATCGGCGACGCGAGCCCGTGGCCCGCCTCGCGCTGGAACCTCAAGAGGACCGGCCGCCCCGACGCGCTCGCCGCCTGGAGGCGCGCGGTCATCTTGAGCGCGTGCGATGGGTGGACGCGCGTGTCCGACTCCGCCGTCGTGAGGTACACGGCGGGGTACGCGACGCCGTCGCGGACGCGGTGGTACGGCGAGTACGCGTAGAGCCACTCGAACTGCTCGGGGTCGTCGGGCGAGCCGTACTCGGCCGACCAGATGTCCCCGATGTAGAAGCGATGGAACCGCGTCATGTCGAGGAGCGGCACGTCGCAGATCACGGCGGCCGCGAGGTCGGGCCGCTGCGTGAGGAACGCGCCGACGAGGAGCCCGCCGTTGCTCCCGCCCCACACGGCGAGGCGCTCGGGGCTCGTGATGCCCTCCGCGACGAGCCACTCCGCCGCGGCGATGAAGTCGTCGAACGTGTTCTGCTTGTCGGCGAGCATGCCGGCGCGGTGCCACGCGTCGCCGTACTCGCCGCCGCCGCGAAGGCACGCCTCGGCGTACACGCCACCGCGCTCGAACCACAGAAAGCGGTTGCGCGCGAACCCGGGTGAGACGGAACTGCCGAACCCGCCGTACCCGACGAGCATCGTCGGGTTGTTCCCGTCGAGCACGATGTCGCGCCGGTGCGCGAGGAACATGGGGATCCGCGTGCCGTCCTTGGATTCGTACCAGACCTGGCGCTCGACGTACGGCGACGGGTCGAGCGGCGCCTCGACGGCCATGTCCTCCCGGAGCGCCCCCGTCGTGGCGTCGTACCGCAGCACCGTGGGCGGCGTGAGGTACGAGCTTAGGCCGAAGAACACCTCCGGCGAGCGCCAGTCGCCGGCCCAGTCGTACACCGCCGCGACCTCCGGAAGGGGCACGTCGCGCAGGTGCGCGCCCGTGGCGGCATCGTGGACGCGGACCAGCGTGTGCGCGTCCTTGAGGTAGAGGAGGCACAGGTGGCCGCCCCCGTACAGGAAGCTCTGCAGTGTGAGGTCGGACTCGGGAACCAGTTCCTGCCAGTTGAGGCGCGCGGGGTTCTCGAGGTCCACGCGGAGGATGCGGAAGTTCGGCGCTTCAAGAGAGGTCATCATGTAGAACGTGCTGCCGACCGCGATGCCCGTGAAGCGCGCGTCGAGCCCCTCGACGAGCGGGCGGAACCCGTCGTCGCGCGCGAGGTCC
This genomic stretch from Candidatus Effluviviaceae Genus I sp. harbors:
- a CDS encoding VOC family protein, yielding MTNHLCHFELMVSDVEKAKKFYSAVFDWKFSESAVPGMRYVEINTGKEPGGGMMKKPDAAPMYGIGTYFLVDSVDETMKKAAAAGGCVHIPKMEIPTIGWWGLFMDPDGIPVMVFEPLRK
- a CDS encoding S9 family peptidase, whose amino-acid sequence is MLTPRARARGRGRVAVAALAALAALPVAAAAIDATPDANAPAAAPDAPPATRIAADTDTLHGRVIPDPYRWLEDWTSPESSAWIDAQEAYAEAFLGACPARDDVRRRLGELLDIPSIGGLALQGDRLFFTRRNPENEQPVLCVRVGDAEPRALIDPSALGSGVPVSLDWWHPSENGLLLAYGTSEGGSEMSVLRVMDVDSGTDLRDEIPYARAAGVAWEPDGNAFYYSRFPAPGDVPPGDEFYYRRIYRHVLGDEAALDKLVFGDGLDKRHWPSAALSTDGRFLFAYVWRGGARNDIYVKDLARDDGFRPLVEGLDARFTGIAVGSTFYMMTSLEAPNFRILRVDLENPARLNWQELVPESDLTLQSFLYGGGHLCLLYLKDAHTLVRVHDAATGAHLRDVPLPEVAAVYDWAGDWRSPEVFFGLSSYLTPPTVLRYDATTGALREDMAVEAPLDPSPYVERQVWYESKDGTRIPMFLAHRRDIVLDGNNPTMLVGYGGFGSSVSPGFARNRFLWFERGGVYAEACLRGGGEYGDAWHRAGMLADKQNTFDDFIAAAEWLVAEGITSPERLAVWGGSNGGLLVGAFLTQRPDLAAAVICDVPLLDMTRFHRFYIGDIWSAEYGSPDDPEQFEWLYAYSPYHRVRDGVAYPAVYLTTAESDTRVHPSHALKMTARLQAASASGRPVLLRFQREAGHGLASPMRRVLAEYVDYYSFLFRTLGMTH